A DNA window from Actinomadura luzonensis contains the following coding sequences:
- a CDS encoding dihydrofolate reductase family protein yields the protein MSKSVLDMSMSLDGYIADPNDFLGGHDGERLHKWADSDRHPEPVKQFQDEWNRAGAILAGRRTAELMDHWGGSHGGLPIFVPSHRPPGPAARWGYPLVTYVNDGIESAMAQAKAAAGERDVQIRGGAYTVRQALQAGVLDEVQIHHIPVLLGAGRRLFDVLPSEIELDIGQVIDTPEATHIRYRVRR from the coding sequence ATGTCCAAGTCAGTGCTCGACATGTCGATGTCCCTCGACGGGTACATCGCCGACCCCAACGACTTCCTCGGCGGCCACGACGGCGAGCGGCTGCACAAATGGGCCGACTCGGACCGGCATCCCGAGCCGGTCAAGCAGTTCCAGGACGAATGGAACCGGGCCGGCGCGATCCTCGCGGGACGGCGGACCGCCGAGCTCATGGACCACTGGGGCGGCTCGCACGGCGGTCTGCCGATCTTCGTCCCCAGTCACCGGCCGCCCGGCCCGGCCGCCCGGTGGGGCTATCCGCTGGTGACCTACGTCAACGACGGGATCGAAAGCGCGATGGCGCAGGCGAAGGCCGCCGCCGGGGAACGGGACGTGCAGATTCGTGGCGGTGCGTACACGGTGCGGCAGGCCCTCCAGGCCGGGGTGCTGGACGAGGTGCAGATCCACCACATCCCTGTGCTCCTGGGCGCGGGACGCCGGCTGTTCGACGTCCTGCCGTCGGAGATCGAGCTGGACATCGGCCAGGTGATCGACACCCCAGAGGCCACCCACATCCGCTACCGCGTCCGCCGCTGA
- a CDS encoding transglutaminase TgpA family protein encodes MRLTIASGVAAFTATVLLYPLFEGGTWFWSSLGVVLAVVAAGLVSSRLSLPAWAAPLLALAAVWLYLTVSFAAEEAWGLLVPTKASVLELGRLLGVGWADIQRFAAPVPVTDGIVLLTTGGVALIAILVDLFAARLRRAALAGLPLLALATVPATILPDPISWPAFIIAALGFVGLLISDGRERVGHWGRAVLVRRTRMAATPAAPGAPAARSTASADTSGLRLSGKRIGFAAIVLAVLVPALLPTMEPVSFFQFGVGGSGTGGRGNSISIPNPIANLKGQLELPERRVVLTYASSDQQPHYMRIYTLDTFDGRQFGMTQPKGAPENRTDEGPLPPPPGLTGRTKITNVTTDVQISDEIEELKFLPLPYPPREVQVDGDWRADVDTLMVFSTGDEAAGLDYQVVSSEPAPTRELLESLPFERGAVDPRFLQLPRNLPAAIQELPEKIVGNVSSPYEAAVKLQEWFTRTGGFSYSLRTQGHDNNALSDFLLHSRAGYCEQFAASMAVLARLIGIPSRVAIGYTGGTSVSGRWEVGTNDSHSWPELYFDGVGWLPFEPTPAGALGQGSARPPAYSVPAPRPTGDASTPTPGASSAAADEPVDPGARQNPRELDRESQLLPGALPQEESTPLIAKIGLGLAALLLLLLIPAAMRVVTRNRRVRVLGWKVAQPGDELTARVAAGEGAAGRDPAVAAAWAELDDVLCDYGLAREPSETPRALARRLVQQYEFDAEAAAAVSGIASAVERVLFARTPGPVGPLRKELRTVRQALAATVTRGRRIRAVLLPPSTLRRLRGVGERLLDGFDLLETIRLRRAAAHKTP; translated from the coding sequence ACGTGGTTCTGGTCGTCGCTCGGCGTGGTGCTGGCCGTGGTGGCGGCGGGGCTGGTGAGCAGCCGCCTGTCGCTGCCGGCGTGGGCGGCGCCGCTGCTGGCGCTGGCCGCCGTGTGGCTCTACCTGACGGTGTCCTTCGCCGCCGAGGAGGCGTGGGGGCTGCTGGTGCCGACGAAGGCGTCGGTGCTGGAGCTCGGCCGGCTGCTCGGCGTCGGCTGGGCCGACATCCAGCGCTTCGCCGCGCCGGTGCCCGTCACGGACGGAATCGTGCTGCTGACCACCGGCGGGGTGGCGCTGATCGCGATCCTGGTGGACCTGTTCGCGGCGCGGCTGCGGCGGGCGGCCCTGGCGGGGCTGCCGCTGCTGGCCCTCGCCACGGTCCCGGCGACGATCCTGCCCGACCCGATCAGCTGGCCGGCGTTCATCATCGCCGCGCTCGGCTTCGTCGGCCTGCTCATCTCGGACGGGCGCGAGCGGGTGGGGCACTGGGGCCGGGCGGTGCTGGTGCGCAGGACCCGGATGGCGGCGACGCCGGCCGCGCCCGGCGCCCCGGCGGCGCGGAGCACGGCGTCGGCCGACACCAGCGGGCTGCGGCTGTCGGGCAAGCGCATCGGGTTCGCCGCGATCGTGCTGGCCGTGCTGGTGCCCGCGCTGCTGCCGACGATGGAGCCGGTGTCGTTCTTCCAGTTCGGGGTGGGCGGCAGCGGGACGGGCGGGCGCGGCAACTCCATCAGCATCCCCAACCCGATCGCGAACCTGAAGGGCCAGCTCGAACTGCCCGAACGCCGGGTGGTGCTGACCTACGCCAGCAGCGACCAGCAGCCCCACTACATGCGGATCTACACGCTCGACACCTTCGACGGGCGGCAGTTCGGCATGACCCAGCCCAAGGGCGCGCCGGAGAACCGGACCGACGAGGGCCCGCTGCCGCCGCCGCCCGGGCTCACCGGGCGTACGAAGATCACGAACGTGACGACCGACGTGCAGATCAGCGACGAGATCGAGGAGCTGAAGTTCCTGCCGCTGCCGTACCCGCCGCGTGAGGTGCAGGTGGACGGCGACTGGCGGGCCGACGTCGACACCCTGATGGTCTTCTCCACCGGCGACGAGGCGGCCGGGCTGGACTACCAGGTGGTCAGCAGCGAGCCGGCGCCGACGCGCGAGCTGCTGGAGTCGCTGCCGTTCGAGCGGGGGGCGGTGGACCCGCGCTTCCTGCAGCTGCCCCGCAACCTGCCCGCGGCGATCCAGGAGCTGCCCGAGAAGATCGTCGGCAACGTCTCCTCGCCGTACGAGGCGGCGGTGAAGCTGCAGGAGTGGTTCACCAGGACCGGCGGCTTCAGCTACAGCCTGCGCACCCAGGGGCACGACAACAACGCGCTGTCGGACTTCCTGCTGCACAGCCGGGCCGGCTACTGCGAGCAGTTCGCCGCGTCGATGGCGGTGCTGGCCCGGCTGATCGGCATCCCGTCGCGGGTGGCGATCGGCTATACCGGCGGCACCAGCGTCTCCGGGCGCTGGGAGGTCGGCACCAACGACTCCCACTCCTGGCCCGAGCTGTACTTCGACGGCGTGGGCTGGCTGCCGTTCGAGCCGACCCCGGCCGGGGCGCTGGGACAGGGCAGCGCGCGGCCGCCGGCGTACTCGGTGCCCGCCCCCCGGCCCACCGGCGACGCCTCGACGCCGACGCCCGGCGCCTCCAGCGCGGCCGCTGACGAGCCGGTCGACCCGGGCGCCCGGCAGAACCCGCGCGAGCTGGACCGGGAGAGCCAGCTCCTGCCGGGCGCGCTGCCGCAGGAGGAGTCGACGCCGCTGATCGCCAAGATCGGCCTCGGGCTGGCCGCGCTGCTGCTGCTCCTGCTGATCCCCGCCGCGATGCGGGTCGTCACCAGGAACCGGCGGGTGCGCGTCCTGGGCTGGAAGGTGGCCCAGCCGGGCGACGAGCTGACCGCCAGGGTGGCCGCCGGCGAGGGCGCCGCGGGCCGCGACCCGGCGGTGGCGGCGGCCTGGGCCGAGCTGGACGACGTCCTGTGCGACTACGGCCTGGCCCGCGAGCCCAGCGAGACGCCGCGGGCGCTGGCCCGGCGGCTGGTGCAGCAGTACGAGTTCGACGCGGAGGCGGCGGCCGCGGTCTCGGGCATCGCCTCGGCCGTCGAGCGGGTCCTGTTCGCCCGGACACCCGGGCCGGTCGGGCCGCTGCGCAAGGAGCTGCGGACGGTGCGGCAGGCGCTGGCGGCGACGGTGACGCGGGGGCGGCGGATCCGGGCCGTGCTGCTGCCGCCGTCCACGCTGCGGCGGCTGCGAGGGGTCGGGGAGCGGCTGCTGGACGGGTTCGACCTGCTGGAGACGATCCGGCTCCGTCGCGCCGCCGCCCACAAGACGCCCTGA